The nucleotide window GTCGCGGTAGAGGGCGTACAGCGCCACGAGCCGGAGACGGTCGGTGGGGGCAACGTCTTGGTCGTCTAGCAGACGAATAACTTGGTCGAGGATATTTTTGGGCTTCTTGAGGTCTTCGTCGAGACCGGTGGCGAGGGTTTGTTCCACTGAGGCCACCTCGGAGAGCTTGAACTTTTGGAAGATGTTCATGGCTTCTTGCGCCATGGTAAGATGTAGACTATAGGCTTGCTTCATCTCTTGGAACTGAGGGAGGCCGGCCAACATATCTCGAATGTCGTTGAGGCTGGTCTCATTTTCGTTCTTTCCGGCGAAGTTGGGGTTTTTCGCGATGAAACTCTTGAAGTCTCCCATCAGCTTCGCGATTGTATCCGCCATGTGCTTGTGCCTGTTGTCCACCCATAACTTGTCTTTCTCGGTTATCTCCACATCCTTCTCTTCGGCCTGGGGTAACCCTTCGTTGATCACCATATGATAGGTAACTGTTCCGTTTGGTTGCTCCCTGAGCGGTAGTACATCGTGGATGAATGATTGGTAGGAGAACTCGTGAAGTAACGGCGCCATCAGATCCATAGACCGGTCCGTGATTAGCAACACTGACTGAGGCCGGGTAGTTTGGGGCGGAAAGTTCTGGTCCACTTTTTGTAGCCGCTCGATCTCGTTTTGGAGGAAACGAGCTAGGTGAAAGGAGAGAACTCCAGCTTCATGGGTCGCGGTCTGCGGCGCATAGTAGCGTATCCTCGGTGCTTCTCCAAGTGTGTGGCAGACAGAAGCTATCTTTTGCGCCAACGTCGTCAAGTGCCGTGCTACTAGATCATTGCAACTGGGATTATATAGCACTTGAAAGCTGGACGGGTCTTGGAAGGTAACCAAGTGTGATTCTCGGGGGTAGAAGTCGACGAAgaggttttgagggggagcTGCTATTTGCCTCCGGGCAGCATCAACACGCCGTGCTAGGGCATCGGGCAGCACCCCAGTCCATATCAAAAACGCACTTCGGTAGCGGCGGCGTTCGAAATCGGCCATGAGGCAATCGACGGCAAATGGTGTAGGCGATATCACGTAAATTGCGTCCATGGTTGGATTGGGCTCCCGGCGCTCCTCGATCCTCTCGATGTTGGCGATATTATGGTTGAGAATGTCATCTTCGTTGACGGTGGTGTCGAGAATCGCCTGTGTCGTCTCATCGAGCACCAAAACCTTCCAATCTCCTCGGGTGGTATTACGAatgatgtcgatgatggACTTTTGGTGCTCCTTGATTATCGAGACTCCCTCCATTGCGGGCGCGATCAGGCCGGACCCTGGTTCAGGTTCTCGGCACTCGGCAAGGTTCTAGGATCTGGGCTGTCTCGAAGAATGACGGAAGGGTTGCCGGTCAGGAATTCAATTTCGCAATCAAGCAGCGCCAGACAGGAGCAGAGGCAGGATTTCTGAGGTTGCGATCAAGCCGAAACTCGAAACACGGAGCGCAAGTTGGGCCTACTGCAAGATGTCCCCACTACAACTGCCAGCAACAGGATCGCGGTGCGTGCCACTCGCCGAGCCTCCTGCAGCCcagaaccctaacccttttAAGCTAGGCATTGAGGTATTGGGGTCCATGTTATCGATAGGCCCCCGCATTCTTCAGTGGACCTTTAACCACAGCCAAGGAAATGGTTTGGCAATGATCTCATTCCCAGACTCCATTTCAGTATCTTCGAGCTTTGTTGAAAACCAGCCTCCTCAACAGTTTGAGGCGAATAGATATACAAGAGTGCTGCCTAGATTTTGTATTACCATGTCAAAAGCATTCAACATGACCCAGAGACCTGGTTACCGGACGGCTGAGGTTCCATTCTTCAAGCACGGTGCACCGGATGCAGTTTTGGTGGGTGCTGGGCACTGGCCTTGCTGCACCACTACGGCGCGGGAACCCTTGGCTCCGATCGAGTTCCATAGCCCAGCCCCCCCGCAGTCGATTGCCGTAGGGTGCCGTGAGTCTGCCAATTGGTCTCCCCCGATTAATGATCACAGATATTCCGACAGTTTGGAACCGACATTATGAGCCGCAATGCGGGCTTTGCGTAACGGCATGGGAAAGGGGTGTTTTGGTGATAACCTCGCGAGCAATAACATCGTGAGATGGCCTGGTGAAGCATCAACCCGCCTTCACCCTCGACGACGGCGTTTCGACGCCGATCACCAGGCCGGCCCAATGTTTCACCGAGCTACAGAAACCGTACATGAGCCCTCCGGTCTGCGGGGAAGCCGGAAATACATGAAAGACTCCCAGGATCATCTTCCCTCCCTGATCCCATCGAACACCAGACCGCTTCACAAGCACAGCCCACCTTTGCCCACGTTGCGTACCTTGACCTTGCTTTCAGGAGAGACGAAAGCGGCCGCTATCCCTCGTCTGGTTTTCACTACTTCTTCATTACTGCATGTCACACATGGCTGGTGATACGACTGCATCACTggcttggccttgacaaTGTCCCTCCAATCGACAAGGCTTCTCGCTTGCCATTTCCTGCATGCTTCTCTTATCAGAATGTAAGTTGTCGGTGAACCCCACCATAAAACTAGGATCTTAGCTCTTCGATCCCCTGTTTGCTCATATTAGACGCATACATGGGACATGACCTACATGACAGAACTGTGAATGTCATGGGGAGGAGCGCAAGAATTCCACCATGCAAGAATTTATGAGTGAATATGCGAATGAGGATGCTAGACCCGCTTGCCCACTAGCAATGGGAGCAacaggatgaggatgggatggtcTCTTAAGGGCGGGTGCTCCCCACGGCTTGACTAGAAAATACAATCGTACTCTTGTCCTGTGTCCTTCTCTCGCGACCCCAACGTAGTCTTGACACTTGTTGCTGCCCTCGACCTCTTGCGTTCACTTACGGGACACAACCGTCCCAATCGCCCATCATGAGTCACTCTCAGGACTCCGACCTCGAGAGACAGGAGCCTCACACCTTCAAGAGCGCCCTGACatccatcctcaccgtcaAGGATGGCGAGGTCTACGAGACTCATCCTGACAAGAATCCCAAGTGGTACCAGAAGCTGCTTGACATCGGCGTCGAAGAGAATGGCATCAAGCCAGTACCGCTTGAGCAGCGGACGTGTACGCAGTACAACAACTTGTTCaccgtcttcttcacctGTCTTCTCTGTCTACTTCCGTGGGTCCATTTTCCCGTATTCCTGTCAGCATGGACCTCACTAACCCGAAGGATCTGGTCCCAGTATCCCAACCGGCATGCTCGCCACGTTGGGCATGGGCATGAACTTGAGGGACGCCTCTCTCGTCATCGTTTTCTTTGCCATGTTAACTTGCATTCCACCTGCCTTTATGGTGATTGGTGGCATGGAGACTGGGCTAAGGCAGTTGATTCAAGCGAGATATTCCTTTGGGTACGTAATGCtcactcttcctcccctaTTTATCATTTTCCTCTTTCTATCTGGTCAAAATACTAACCAGCCTAGCCGCTACTTCGTCACcattccccttcttctcaacGCTGCCACCCTAACTGGGTTTTCCTTGCTCTCAGCCGTGGTGGGCGGCCAAACCCTCGCCTCTCTCAACCCAGATCAGCTTTCGGTCAACATCGGTATTATCATCACCTGTCTTGTCTCCTTTGCCGTCTCCCTCTTTGGCTTCAAGGCAGTCCACTTCTGGGAAAGATGGACCTGgatccccaacctcatcgCCATTGCCATTGCCTTGGGCTGTGGCGGCAAGTATCTTCACCTGCAGACAAACAACCCACCGGCAACCGCTTCTCAGGTCATGACGTTGGGTGCTCTGATCGCAGGGTATTTTATTACATTTGGAGGCACGGTGTCAGATTACAGCGTCTACCACAAACCAAACGTTGTGTGTCGGTAAgcctcccccttttcatcTCTATCCAGACAACGTCAAAACACTACCCGTCTTGTGTTCTCCTAAAGCATCCCGCACCGAGTTTCTAACCACCCTTGTCCCCGCCAAATTCCAGATCCCGCGTCTTCGCCTACACCTActtcggcctcctcctcccgtcggtccctcttctcatcctcggcgccgCGATAGGAGGCTGCACCCCCAACATACCCTCCTGGTCCGCCGCCTACGCCACCACAGGAATAGGAGGCATCTTGTACCAAATGCTCGTCCCCGTCCTCGGCAACTTTGGGAAattcatcctcgtcctttTGGCCCTCTCCGTCATAGGAAACATTGCCATCTCGATGTACTCCATCAGCGTCAACCTCCAGCAGCTCCTGCCGTTTTTCGCACAAGTTCATCGgtttttctttatttttgTGGCCATGGGACTGTTGATTCCGTTTGCGATCAAGGCGGCTGAGGCGTGGGAGGAAAGTTTGACGAATTTCCTCGCGGTGATTGGGTATTGGGCTGGGTGTTTTGATGCGGTTGTCATAACAGAATTGGTGGTGTTTAGAAAGGGGGATTATAGCAGTCATGATCACAAAATCTGGAATGTTGGACGAAAATTACCGCCGGGGGTGGCGGCGCTGGGAGCGAGTTTGTTGAGTTTGGGATTGGTGGTTCCGGGAATGGCGGCACCGTGGTATACGGGCCCGTTGGCGAAGGTTACGGGGGATATTGGGTTTGAGAGCGCTTTTGTCgtgacggggttggggtatTTGGTTTTGAGGTGGGTTGAGATCAAGGTGGTGGGACATGTTTGATTTGTTTGAATGGCATAATTGGCATGTATATGCCTAAATAGATAGTTAACCTAGTATTAGCTGGCTCAACTGCGCAAAATCCTCCCGCAAAGCACCACGTCTTCGCCGTGAGGTTGCCAGGATACATCCCGCAGCTTCAGTTGTGATGTCTGTCCTTGTTGTCGTGAGGGTGAGACTACCACCCCGCCTTTGCCGAGCCAAGTTggggcgatggtgatgattaCCGAGTCGACGAGGCGGTTCTCTGGGTCGATGAGGAGAGAATTgatcacctcccctcctccctctacCATGACACTTCTCACTCCTTGCTCCCCCAAAACACTTAACACATCCCCCCATTTAAACCTCCCGTCCTCCCCCGtttccaaaaacaaaaacttgCCCCCTACACGTTCCAGCAACTCTCCCCGTTCCTTggtctcccctcccctcttaGTCACCACCCAAGGGCCCTTCCCCTTAAACTCAGCCGCTAGACGGATTACCTGGCTGTCCTCGGTGAAGTCCCAGCGACCTTTTGGGTCGAGGATGATagggcggggttgttggtcGAGAGAGGTGATGCTTCCTAGCCGGGAGTTGAGGGCTGGGTTGTCGATGAGTGCGGTGGTGCACccgacgaggatggcgtTGTGGCGGGTGCGGAGGTAGTGCGTCATTGATTTGGAGTAAGGGCCGGAAAGGGTTGTGCGGACGCCtggggcgagggtgagggacgcatcgagggaggtggcgtaGGTGAGGGTTAGGTGTGGTTTTGAacttggagagggggaggtaaGGGGGAGGTAGGGTTCTAGGGGTGGaatggaggtgggggggaaggagagggtttCGCGGGACATTTTTATATTGGGGGTATGATGTGTAGGTGCAAGTGGTGTATAAGCGGGGCAAGTATATGTGAGTTCAATATGAGACCAAAAGGCCTCAAGTTGCTGGCTGTGGTGATTCACCCCTGCCAAGAAATAAGGGGTAAGACAATCGGTCAGATAAAAAGCCGGTGGTGTAACCTTGACCGGGGATCAGAGCCAACGGAGGTGAGGCGGTCTCGATCCGCCGGTGCAAATACCGGCGATGACTGCAAAGGCGGGTTGCTGATGCGATGATGCCACACAAAGAGCAATCATGATCAGTTGTCAATCAAGAGGCCGCCGATGACAGCAGTCACTGGCAGCTGGCAGTGTAGCTTGTGCAGAAGCAAGGAGCAATCAATGTGGGGTTCATAACTTGCATTAAATGCCACGAGGTTGCAGCGATGGCTTGTGGATAACTCTTCATCAAACACTCCACTCTATCCTTCTCGAAGGCAAGGCTTACTCGCTGACACGAACGCCATAGACGCTCTCATATGATAGACGCTGGTTTCACTCACGCTCAAAACTTGATGTAGCTACATGGATAAGAGATCGTTGACGACGCTTCGTGGCGCAGCCGCCGGAGATATCGCGCAACCACCAAGTTCTAGAATGCAGAGTGTCAATCTTCCAAAATGTAGTGGCACATGATAGGGGACCTGAATGAGACACCCAAGGTTTGACCGGAGCAGAACATCAGGCTCTGAGAGCAACCCTTCCCAGGCTCCCGTGATTTGCCATTGAATCCCGTTCTTTGTCCGTGGTTGACACATTTCTCGAGCTCTCCCTTGGttcccctcttctcttcgtcTGGTCTTttgctctccaccacctgGAATTGAATTACTGCAAAAAGAAACACGGATCGTCCGAGTATCTCTCAAGTATCATCTGTACGCGTTAGCTTGAGGCTTGAGGCTTGAGGCCAGCTGCGCACCCGACCTGTGTCCTATAACTCAGCGCACTCTTGCCCCGCACCCCGGAAACGGACTTGCGCCTCGTCACCCGCGACCGTTCCATCCAAATTTCAGATTTCGACCCGAGCGAACAACAAAGTTTCCCACCCTGGTCATCGCCACGCAAGGACAAACCTTGATAAACCGAaccacccccatcttctTTACCTCGCTTAATTTGGCTATCGCAAACTCCTTCCCCGAACTCCCCTATTTTATTCACCACAACAAGCAAACCAAACTCCAGTCGCCTCTCCGATTTcgcatcgtcgtcgtcgctgtcgcGGATCGCCTaatcatcgtcgtccatcAATCAAATCCGTCAATCATCATGTCGCAAAAGCACGATCAGCCTCCCGCCTACGGCGCTCCTCCCCCCGGCGCTCCCCAGCAGGCTTACTACCCACCCCAGGgcggccctcctcctcagggtCCCTATGATCAGCAACAGCCTTACTACCAGCAGGGCCCTCAGATGGGCTATGGCCAACAGCCACCTCCCGGCGCGTAttaccagcagcagggcCCGTATCCTCCCCAGGGACAGTACTACCCACCGCAGcaacaagagaagaagggaccTGTGAGTGAACCCGACTGATATCCACGCGTCGCGCAGATGCACAATGCCGATATTGACTGACTTCGATGGTAGGGTTTCTTCGAGGCGTGCTTGGCCGGTATGgcgtgttgctgctgcttggacATCCTGTTCTAAACGAACACGACCAATAaatacaacaacaataaAACAGCGACAGAAGACAAAAAAGCAGGAGATGGAAATTCTGTCAGCACGATGGAGGAAGGTGATCGTTTATGTATGCCGCGCAGcgtgagggggggggaaggctCCGATGCGATTTTCCCGATCCTTGCACGCGGACCGCCACCTGCAAGACACCATGCAGACCGGCGAATTCGACAAACGGCGCAGCAGGGCCAGGCATACGGTACTTCTTCTGAGAGCTTGCGGGGGCGAAACAGGGAGGATAGCGGTTTTACATAACTCTAACAGGAAGCAATGAACACATGGGGCGTACCGGGGGTTTGCATTTCTCTAGGTTGTGATACGGGAGCACAACGCACAACAACATAACATGATGCGCACTCAGGGGGTTTTCTAGGATGTTGCGATGTGGAATATGTTGGCTATTCTGGAACTGGGGATTATTTGTTTACTTATCATTTGTGTAATGAGTCGCTAAGGTGGCTTTAGTTTTTTTAGTCAAGGCATGAAGT belongs to Podospora bellae-mahoneyi strain CBS 112042 chromosome 6, whole genome shotgun sequence and includes:
- the RIB7 gene encoding 2,5-diamino-6-(ribosylamino)-4(3H)-pyrimidinone 5'-phosphate reductase (COG:H; EggNog:ENOG503NX1M) encodes the protein MSRETLSFPPTSIPPLEPYLPLTSPSPSSKPHLTLTYATSLDASLTLAPGVRTTLSGPYSKSMTHYLRTRHNAILVGCTTALIDNPALNSRLGSITSLDQQPRPIILDPKGRWDFTEDSQVIRLAAEFKGKGPWVVTKRGGETKERGELLERVGGKFLFLETGEDGRFKWGDVLSVLGEQGVRSVMVEGGGEVINSLLIDPENRLVDSVIITIAPTWLGKGGVVVSPSRQQGQTSQLKLRDVSWQPHGEDVVLCGRILRS
- the sec1 gene encoding syntaxin binding protein 1 (COG:U; EggNog:ENOG503NVK8; BUSCO:EOG09261ZJR), which encodes MEGVSIIKEHQKSIIDIIRNTTRGDWKVLVLDETTQAILDTTVNEDDILNHNIANIERIEERREPNPTMDAIYVISPTPFAVDCLMADFERRRYRSAFLIWTGVLPDALARRVDAARRQIAAPPQNLFVDFYPRESHLVTFQDPSSFQVLYNPSCNDLVARHLTTLAQKIASVCHTLGEAPRIRYYAPQTATHEAGVLSFHLARFLQNEIERLQKVDQNFPPQTTRPQSVLLITDRSMDLMAPLLHEFSYQSFIHDVLPLREQPNGTVTYHMVINEGLPQAEEKDVEITEKDKLWVDNRHKHMADTIAKLMGDFKSFIAKNPNFAGKNENETSLNDIRDMLAGLPQFQEMKQAYSLHLTMAQEAMNIFQKFKLSEVASVEQTLATGLDEDLKKPKNILDQVIRLLDDQDVAPTDRLRLVALYALYRDGMIDQDLLRLLWHASLQRSRESTDKAAIENLELLGARPLKAQLKEVPPRQPITPLFPPNTKTAIQSEEYALSRFEPAVKHMLEDLCSGTLDQTSFPYVIPPQAGGQADDAFQTQGSLRSAAPRWASANRRQVENRQRIIVFVAGGATYSEARACYEVSEKHNRDVYLVTSHMQTPNKFVEDLRHLKSDRRRLNLPMDEPPKKAPAHLFERPAPPPQQQVRPPQPGGGAPGMGMGGQMPPGGPRPPTKALGQMTLSSGPPGPSGVGGGHERTSSTATGASVGMGEDKEKKKKKRNIFGIKKDK
- a CDS encoding hypothetical protein (COG:U; EggNog:ENOG503PAFX) — translated: MSHSQDSDLERQEPHTFKSALTSILTVKDGEVYETHPDKNPKWYQKLLDIGVEENGIKPVPLEQRTCTQYNNLFTYPNRHARHVGHGHELEGRLSRHRFLCHVNLHSTCLYGDWWHGDWAKAVDSSEIFLWPLLRHHSPSSQRCHPNWVFLALSRGGRPNPRLSQPRSAFGQHRYYHHLSCLLCRLPLWLQGSPLLGKMDLDPQPHRHCHCLGLWRQVSSPADKQPTGNRFSGHDVGCSDRRVFYYIWRHGVRLQRLPQTKRCVSVSLPLFISIQTTSRVFAYTYFGLLLPSVPLLILGAAIGGCTPNIPSWSAAYATTGIGGILYQMLVPVLGNFGKFILVLLALSVIGNIAISMYSISVNLQQLLPFFAQVHRFFFIFVAMGLLIPFAIKAAEAWEESLTNFLAVIGYWAGCFDAVVITELVVFRKGDYSSHDHKIWNVGRKLPPGVAALGASLLSLGLVVPGMAAPWYTGPLAKVTGDIGFESAFVVTGLGYLVLRWVEIKVVGHV
- a CDS encoding hypothetical protein (EggNog:ENOG503P8K2), which translates into the protein MSQKHDQPPAYGAPPPGAPQQAYYPPQGGPPPQGPYDQQQPYYQQGPQMGYGQQPPPGAYYQQQGPYPPQGQYYPPQQQEKKGPGFFEACLAGMACCCCLDILF